A window from Triplophysa dalaica isolate WHDGS20190420 chromosome 3, ASM1584641v1, whole genome shotgun sequence encodes these proteins:
- the aire gene encoding LOW QUALITY PROTEIN: autoimmune regulator (The sequence of the model RefSeq protein was modified relative to this genomic sequence to represent the inferred CDS: substituted 1 base at 1 genomic stop codon): MSRVEGYGKSDLRFQLRACRTEIAMAIHDPFPLLYGLADHDIISEQILKETLERKKKDGIHKAVYSLLTLLLDRDVAILQAFWNNLWKEYNKESYPKLETLFINLPKGLRQMVRHTGNPRLELQARGQTGKKRGAAEKQLSHRPHHFTKRASSSSGGKGKCKRKTDGAALSHAFVKACVQAVSTSVQRAVTVSTSDRPTACGTMEGILIQKVIESGSAKKCIKVGGEFYSSGKLDEGAGHKTAQNYTHQQGEPNTRAMDHLYYIVIIVFXVGRNDDECAVCRDGGELICCDGCPRAFHLTCLMPPLTSIPSGTWRCQLCHSNRANERPYNSSQPAVHIPLMETSSGSAVDFSFFSSMSSTSLSTVTGDKSAQSTGLQSADGEMASVRIACGICHLTRGELITCPQCLQSYHSHCHFSNGKTKCRNCSRNWGSEREASINSLQMNQHISDQSLAPSEQLLNKDEVDSIMGESSIDGILQWAFHNISRPISDSQGYF, from the exons ATGTCAAGGGTAGAAGGTTACGGAAAGTCTGACCTGCGCTTCCAGCTACGAGCATGTAGGACTGAGATCGCCATGGCAATCCATGACCCCTTCCCACTGCTGTACGGACTGGCCGATCATGACATCATCTCTGAACAGATCCTGAAG GAGACGTTAGAGCGAAAGAAAAAAGACGGAATCCACAAAGCTGTCTACTCCCTCCTAACTTTACTTCTGGATCGGGACGTTGCCATCCTCCAGGCCTTCTGGAACAACCTTTGGAAAGAATACAACAAGGAGAGTTACCCCAAACTGGAAACTTTGTTTATCAACCTCCCCAAAG GACTAAGGCAGATGGTCAGACACACCGGGAACCCCAGGCTTGAGCTGCAGGCTCGTGGCCAGACGGGCAAGAAGAGAGGGGCAGCAGAAAAACAGCTATCCCATCGCCCTCATCACTTCACCAAAAGAGCCAGCTCCAGCTCAG GAGGCAAAGGAAAGTGTAAGAGGAAAACAGACGGTGCGGCACTTTCCCACGCGTTTGTGAAAGCGTGTG TCCAGGCTGTCTCTACCTCAGTCCAGCGGGCCGTGACCGTGTCCACAAGCGACCGTCCCACTGCATGCGGGACAATGGAGGGGATTCTGATCCAGAAAGTCATTGAGTCTG GAAGTGCCAAAAAATGCATCAAAGTTGGTGGAGAGTTTTACTCTTCGGGCAAACTGGATGAGGGAGCTGGACACAAGACCGCACAAAACTATACTCACCAGCAGGGGGAGCCAAACACCAGAGCAATGGAT CATCTGTACTATATCGTCATCATTGTTTTTTAGGTCGGGCGTAATGATGATGAGTGTGCGGTGTGTAGAGATGGTGGCGAGCTCATCTGCTGTGACGGCTGTCCTCGTGCCTTTCACCTCACCTGCCTGATGCCACCCCTTACCTCCATACCCAG TGGTACATGGAGGTGTCAGTTATGCCACAGCAACAGAGCCAATGAGAGGCCATACAACTCCTCGCAG CCTGCTGTTCATATTCCCCTGATGGAGACAAGCTCCGGCTCTGCTGTGGACTTTTCCTTCTTCTCCTCTATGTCCTCCACTTCACTTTCCACAGTCACTGGAGACAAAAGTGCTCAGTCCACGGGCCTTCAG tccGCAGATGGTGAAATGGCTAGTGTCAGGATAGCTTGTGGAATTTGCCACCTAACTCGAGGAGAGCTGATCACCTGCCCTCAGTGCCTTCAGAGCTACCATTCCCATTGCCATTTCTCAAA TGGAAAGACTAAATGTAGGAATTGCTCCAGGAATTGGGGTTCAGAAAGGGAAGCTTCAATCAACAGTCTTCAG ATGAACCAGCACATAAGTGATCAGAGCTTAGCACCCTCAGAGCAACTGCTGAACAAAGATGAAGTGGACTCTATAATGGGGGAG AGCTCTATAGATGGGATCCTGCAGTGGGCTTTCCACAACATTTCACGCCCCATCTCTGACTCTCAGGGCTATTTTTAG